The genomic segment CGCGTCCGACCATGTCCTGCACGACATATTGGATCGCCAGTTCGGTGCCATCGTTGATATGTTCGTGCATGGCCCAGGCAGGACAGACGAAGGTGTCGCCGCGCTCCCATGCGATACGCTCGCCTTCGACGACCGAATATCCTGAGCCCTGCATGATGTGATAAATGGCGTAGGAGTTGTGCCGGTGCGGCAGAATATGCTCGCCCGGCTTGAACGCCTGAATGCCCAGAAAAATCCCCGGCAGCGCGCCAGGATTGTCCTTCGGCGTATCGCCATTCACCAAGGACAGAAAGCGCCGGTCGGCGCGCTTCAGCGGATCGGCGATAAGTGCGTCGATCTTCGGCTGCATCGCCTTGAAGCGCCAGATCGACGGGCGAATATTCTTGGGCAGGATGTGCGGATAATATTCATCGTCGGTCATCATCAGCGCTTCGGCGAGCGCTGATGGCTTGCCCTCAACTTCGGTTTGCTCGTGCGGCTGAACATTTTTTGGATCGATACGTTCGGGTGCGTTCATGACGGGAGCCCTCCTCGCTCGCTGTCTTTCAAGCCTTGGTCTCCAAGCTGGTTTTCCAAGCTCTTGCACCGACGATTTTGTCAATTTACTATTTAGCAAGCAATTTTTTTATACTGCAACAAATTCAAATGGCCCGAAACAGCAAAAAGCCCTCTGCGACAAAGACAAACCCAATCGCCGGCACGTCCGGCGGCGGCCGTTCTTTGCATCCTGCGCAATCCGGGCGCCGGGCTAGCGCCGGCATTCAGTCGCTTGATCAGGGGCTCGATGTCATGCGCATCCTTGCGCACGGCGGCTCGATCAAGCTCAAGGATGTAGCGGCCCGCGCCGGCATGTCGGCGTCCAAGGCGCATCGCTATCTCGCCAGCCTGACGCGGGCCGGCTGGGCAGTCCAATCGGACACGGCCTATCGACTGGGGCCAGAAGCCATCGCCATGGCCGCCGCCTGCCTCGCCGGTGTGTCGGTGATGAAACTGGCGATGCCGATATTGGAAGATCTATGCCGGCGCAGTGGCCGCTCGGCCGGGCTTGCGGTGTGGGGCAGCCACGGGCCGACCATCGTGGCGCTTGAGGAGACGGCCGATCCGGTGTCGATGAACATCCGGCCCGGCACGGTGGCGCCGGTGCTTTCCTCCGCCTCCGGCCTTGTCTTCGCCGCCTATGCGCCGGCGGGACTGACGGACGATGCCATCGCAACCGAGCTGCAAGAGCGGCCGCTGCGGCATGGCTTTCGCAGCCAGGCGGCGCTGACCCGGGCTTTGGCTGATATCCGCGCCCAGGGCTTTGTCTCGATCCACTCCGGCTGGGTGGCGGGCATCGACGCCGTGGCTGTGCCGGTGTTCGACCATCGCGGCCGGCTTGAAGCGGCGCTGCTGACCATCGGGCGCGATCGCCGCGCGCCCGGCATGAAAGCCGAAGTGACGCATCTGAAGCCAGCAATCGACATTCTGCGCCAGAGCGGCGAACAGCTCTCGCACAAACTCGGCTATCAGAGCGCCGCTCTGTTTAGCTAAGGCGCGCCCCGCGCTATTTCGCTGACGCGCGCCGCTCTTCGACGATCGCCCGCGCCGCAGCGAATGCACCATCGATATCGAGATCGCTGGTGTCGAGCAGCGTGGCATCGGCGGCCATGCGCAGCGGCGCGGCCGAGCGATGGGAATCGCGCTCGTCGCGGCGGCGAATGTCGGCCAGCACGTCTTCATAGGTAATCTTCTCGCCGCGTCCGCGCAGTTCGAGCGCGCGGCGCTGTGCCCGCACTTCCGGACTAGCGGTGACGAAAATCTTCACATCGGCCTGCGGGCAGACCACCGTGCCGATATCGCGCCCGTCGAGCACCGCCCCGCCGGGCCGCGTCGCGAAACGCTTTTGCAGATCGATCAATTCAGCCCGCACCTCCGGCATGGCGGCGACCACCGAGGCCGCTTCGCCCATCTGGGCGCCACGCAGCCGCTCCTCGTCGAAATCGGTCAGCGCCAGGCCACGCGCGGCGGCCACGGCGCGCTGGACATCGTCGAGCCGGTCGTCCCAATCCAGCACGATGCGCGCCGTCGCCCGATAAATCAGGCCGGTGTCGAGATGCGGCAGGCCGAAGTGGCTGGCCAGTCGCCGCGCAATGGTGCCCTTCCCGGACGCAGCCGGGCCATCGATTGCAATGATCATGTCGGCTTTCTGCGAAGGACTTGCTTTCCGGTCAAGCAGAGGGCGTGCCAGATCACAGGAACAGCAAAACGGGCCGCGCGCATCTGTATACAAAAATACAAAGATTAGGCGGAAGCACTGCCTTCCTACGGCTGGATCGCCACGATCTCACGAAATTCACCCCCAAAATAACCGCCTACTGCCAAGTTTATCGATTCTGTTGCCATTCTAAAACACATCCTGTATACATAACGCATTCAGGGAGGTTTCGATGACGAAAGCGCCGGCTTTTCCGCTCAACGCCTGGTACGTGGCGGCTTGGGACTACGAGATCAAAAACGAGCTGCTCGCCCGCACGGTCTGCAACAAGAAGATCGTCTTTTTCCGTAAATCCGACCGTTCGATCGCCGCACTGGAAGACGCCTGCTGGCATCGCCTGCTGCCGCTCTCCATGGGCGAACTGAAGAACGACGAAGTCACCTGCCGCTATCACGGCCTGCGCTACAACAGCACCGGCCGCTGCACGCACATGCCCTCGCAAGAATCCCTCAACCCTTCCGCGCAGGTGCGCTCTTACCCGATCGTCGAACGCCATCGCTTCGTCTGGGTGTGGCCGGGCGATCCCGCCCTCGCCGATCCCGCTCTGGTCCCCGACCTGCACTGGAACCAGGATCCGGACTGGGCTGGCGACGGCAAGACCATTTTCGCCAAATGCGACTACCGTCTGGTGGTCGACAATCTGATGGACCTGACCCACGAAACCTTCGTGCACGCTTCGAGCATCGGCAATGACGCCGTGGCGGAATCGCCTT from the Beijerinckia sp. 28-YEA-48 genome contains:
- a CDS encoding cupin domain-containing protein codes for the protein MNAPERIDPKNVQPHEQTEVEGKPSALAEALMMTDDEYYPHILPKNIRPSIWRFKAMQPKIDALIADPLKRADRRFLSLVNGDTPKDNPGALPGIFLGIQAFKPGEHILPHRHNSYAIYHIMQGSGYSVVEGERIAWERGDTFVCPAWAMHEHINDGTELAIQYVVQDMVGRAYERNLMWEEPVGHFGHMVQGGFRPHNPELGD
- a CDS encoding IclR family transcriptional regulator, producing the protein MARNSKKPSATKTNPIAGTSGGGRSLHPAQSGRRASAGIQSLDQGLDVMRILAHGGSIKLKDVAARAGMSASKAHRYLASLTRAGWAVQSDTAYRLGPEAIAMAAACLAGVSVMKLAMPILEDLCRRSGRSAGLAVWGSHGPTIVALEETADPVSMNIRPGTVAPVLSSASGLVFAAYAPAGLTDDAIATELQERPLRHGFRSQAALTRALADIRAQGFVSIHSGWVAGIDAVAVPVFDHRGRLEAALLTIGRDRRAPGMKAEVTHLKPAIDILRQSGEQLSHKLGYQSAALFS
- the cmk gene encoding (d)CMP kinase; this encodes MIIAIDGPAASGKGTIARRLASHFGLPHLDTGLIYRATARIVLDWDDRLDDVQRAVAAARGLALTDFDEERLRGAQMGEAASVVAAMPEVRAELIDLQKRFATRPGGAVLDGRDIGTVVCPQADVKIFVTASPEVRAQRRALELRGRGEKITYEDVLADIRRRDERDSHRSAAPLRMAADATLLDTSDLDIDGAFAAARAIVEERRASAK
- a CDS encoding aromatic ring-hydroxylating dioxygenase subunit alpha: MTKAPAFPLNAWYVAAWDYEIKNELLARTVCNKKIVFFRKSDRSIAALEDACWHRLLPLSMGELKNDEVTCRYHGLRYNSTGRCTHMPSQESLNPSAQVRSYPIVERHRFVWVWPGDPALADPALVPDLHWNQDPDWAGDGKTIFAKCDYRLVVDNLMDLTHETFVHASSIGNDAVAESPFVTTHGDRFATVTRWMKDIDAPPFWRGQLGKPGNVDRWQIIRFEAPCTVAIDVGVAPTGTGAPEGDRSQGVNNFILNTITPETDGTCMYFWANARNYRRDDQTLTTQLREGVSSIFREDEIVLERQQQAMDEHPDRIFYNLNIDAGSMWARRLIDQMIAKEHRPKNLQAAE